The following nucleotide sequence is from Xenorhabdus nematophila ATCC 19061.
CTGGCGTTACAGAAGAAAAAGAAAGTGCTGGTCTTGGATATGGATGGTCAGGGGAATACATCCTCTCGATTGGCCCCCAGACGAGAGCTGGAGGATGGAGACTATGAGCCTATCCTCACTGGAACAAAAACCGCTGAGCTGTTCGCTTACGAGCTGGACGGCATTGATGTTATGCACTGCCCTTGTGGTGCTGACCTTATTCATACACCGAAAAACGATCCTGATTTGTTTGAAATGGAGGCTGTGCCTCTCGATCAAGCAATGAACCCGGCTCGCCATTTGGCTGCTCTTTTTGAGAACTATGACTACGTGCTGATTGATTGTCCGCCTAGCCTCGGCAGAAAGCTGGTGGCTGCGTTGGTCATGTCCACCCATGTGGCATGTCCAGTGAAGCTATCAGGTTTTGCTGTTGACGGTGTTGAAGGTCTTTTAAATACAATAATTGGTGTTCGAGAAGCGTATAACTCTGAGTTGAACATTCTTGGAATTATTATAAATGATATGGATGGATCAGTTAATCACGCTAAGTCTTTGCATAAGTTGGAAAAAGAAATACCAGATTTTTTATTTAAAAATAAAATTATGCACCGTCCACCATTAGATACAGCAACCACGGATGGGATACCTGTTTGGGATCTGCGTTACGGACATGTCGCGGCCAGAGAGGTTGAGGCGGTGTTAGAAGAAATTTTAGAGAAGGTGGGCTAAACGATGGCATTAAATAATTTGAGAGGCCTGTCGGATCTTGCTAAAGCTGCCAAAGGCAAGAAAGGTAAAGAAGTTCTTACTGTGCCAGTTGACGACGTTGTTTCCAAAGTCCAGGTGCGTAAGCGCTTCCGTAACATTGAAGAGTTGGCAGCGACTATGCTGACCGAGGGGCAGCAGTCTCCTATCATCGTGTTTCCTAAGAATGAGGAAGGAAAGTTCGTCATTCAGAAGGGGGAGCGACGTTGGAGAGCATGTAAACATGCAGGTATTGATACTATCGATCTGGTTGTCAATGATAAGGTCCAGAATAATCTGGACGAAACTGCTGGCGAGTTGATCGAAAACATCCAAAGAGATGACCTAACGCCGGTAGAAATAGCCGAGGCATTGAATCTGTTTATTGAAGATGGTTGGAAGCAAAAAGACATTGCTGATCGCCTCGGGAAAAACATCACTTTCGTATCTACGCATTTGTCATTGCTAAAGCTACCTGACTGTGTGCGCGAGTTGTATGATAATGAAGTTTGTTCTGATACAGAAACCCTGAATAATCTTCGTCTTTTGTTCGATATGAACGAAGAA
It contains:
- a CDS encoding ParA family protein, whose translation is MAKVISFANQKGGVGKSTLCIQQAFYLALQKKKKVLVLDMDGQGNTSSRLAPRRELEDGDYEPILTGTKTAELFAYELDGIDVMHCPCGADLIHTPKNDPDLFEMEAVPLDQAMNPARHLAALFENYDYVLIDCPPSLGRKLVAALVMSTHVACPVKLSGFAVDGVEGLLNTIIGVREAYNSELNILGIIINDMDGSVNHAKSLHKLEKEIPDFLFKNKIMHRPPLDTATTDGIPVWDLRYGHVAAREVEAVLEEILEKVG